Proteins encoded together in one Halalkaliarchaeum sp. AArc-CO window:
- a CDS encoding digeranylgeranylglycerophospholipid reductase, translating to MHDGYDVVIAGAGPAGTQCARDLANRGFDVVVLEAEPEDGFPRQSNKSTGGTFPSMLTAFGIPDDVVMQFTDTVVIESPNEHFVQEQTGAVLEFADFKRFLVEDGRDAGAEYRFDARVSNPVVEDGEIVGVEYNGTETVYGDIVIDATGPSAPLAKALGVSDLQRDHQAIGIEYELEGIELDRDGYADLEDAMMLRLDHEYAPGGYSWIFHTGEDTAKVGVCYIQNESYQRYADERRTVDGYLQHWIDTDPRFADAEPIEGKQHRGSAHIQPPGKLSTDNFMAIGDTVPSIDPLWGEGIHKGMRSARAAAMTVDHCLTPEERDTSAENIALYEELWHREVAPRMDARLLMTELMYFAPNERYDTLLRDLGELEPDTLARANKGDKRAIAKLLHLRDVPLLASFARNRLGN from the coding sequence ATGCACGACGGGTACGACGTCGTAATCGCCGGGGCTGGTCCCGCCGGCACACAGTGTGCGCGCGACCTCGCGAACCGGGGTTTCGACGTCGTCGTTCTGGAAGCCGAACCGGAGGATGGGTTCCCGCGACAGAGCAACAAGTCAACTGGGGGAACGTTCCCCTCGATGTTGACCGCGTTCGGGATCCCCGATGACGTGGTGATGCAGTTCACGGACACCGTCGTCATCGAATCCCCGAACGAACACTTCGTTCAAGAGCAAACGGGTGCGGTGCTGGAGTTCGCCGACTTCAAGCGGTTCCTCGTCGAGGACGGCCGGGACGCCGGCGCCGAGTACCGGTTCGACGCCCGAGTGTCCAACCCGGTCGTGGAGGACGGCGAGATCGTCGGCGTCGAGTACAACGGCACCGAGACGGTGTACGGGGACATCGTGATCGATGCAACCGGCCCGTCCGCCCCGCTGGCGAAGGCGCTCGGGGTCAGCGACCTGCAGCGGGACCACCAGGCGATCGGCATCGAGTACGAACTCGAGGGGATCGAACTCGATCGCGACGGCTACGCCGACCTCGAAGACGCGATGATGCTCCGCCTCGATCACGAGTACGCTCCAGGCGGCTACTCGTGGATCTTCCACACCGGCGAGGACACCGCCAAGGTCGGCGTCTGTTACATCCAAAACGAGAGCTACCAGCGGTACGCCGACGAACGCCGCACCGTCGACGGCTACCTCCAGCACTGGATCGACACCGACCCCCGCTTTGCGGACGCCGAACCCATCGAGGGGAAACAGCACCGGGGCTCGGCACACATCCAGCCGCCTGGAAAACTGAGCACGGATAACTTCATGGCGATCGGCGACACGGTCCCGTCGATCGACCCGCTGTGGGGCGAGGGGATCCACAAGGGGATGCGTTCGGCGCGGGCGGCCGCGATGACAGTCGATCACTGTCTCACCCCAGAGGAACGGGACACCTCCGCGGAGAACATCGCCCTGTACGAGGAACTCTGGCACCGCGAGGTCGCCCCCCGGATGGACGCCCGCCTGTTGATGACCGAACTGATGTACTTCGCCCCCAACGAACGGTACGACACTCTCCTTCGAGATCTCGGCGAGCTGGAACCCGACACGCTCGCGCGAGCCAACAAAGGGGACAAACGCGCGATCGCGAAGCTGCTGCACCTCCGGGACGTTCCCCTACTGGCGTCGTTCGCCAGGAACCGTCTCGGGAACTGA
- the rpl18a gene encoding 50S ribosomal protein L18Ae — protein MAQFVVSGRFQTREDKQPFERTIDAENESVAREHVFSQFGSEHGLKRTQVEIEEVAAQ, from the coding sequence ATGGCTCAATTCGTCGTGAGCGGTCGGTTCCAGACGAGAGAAGACAAACAGCCGTTCGAACGAACGATCGACGCCGAAAACGAGTCGGTCGCCCGCGAACACGTGTTCTCGCAGTTCGGCAGCGAGCACGGGCTCAAGCGCACGCAGGTCGAAATCGAGGAGGTGGCTGCACAATGA
- a CDS encoding tyrosine--tRNA ligase gives MDAYELLTRNADEVITEDEVEALAADPDGARAYVGYEPSGVLHLGHMLTANKLIDLQEVGMEVVVLLADVHAYLNGKGTFEEIRETAQRMRQQFLAYGLDPDETEFVYGSEFQLDEEYVLDLHELELSTTLNRAQRAMAELQSGETAKVSHVVYPLMQALDIEYLDLDLAVGGMDQRKVHMLHREEIEDLGYEARPCLHTPIIADLGTGVGKMSSSTGVTISMEDTREEIEQKVNDAFCPPTRDPDPDEDGNERENPVLELFQYHVFPRFETVVVERPEKYGGDLTYEAYEALATHLESGELHPADAKGALAEYLDRLIEPGREKLTVG, from the coding sequence ATGGACGCCTACGAGCTGCTCACCCGGAACGCCGACGAGGTGATCACCGAAGACGAGGTCGAAGCGCTGGCCGCGGATCCGGACGGAGCGCGGGCGTACGTCGGGTACGAGCCGTCCGGCGTCCTCCATCTGGGACATATGCTGACGGCCAACAAGCTGATCGACCTCCAGGAGGTCGGGATGGAAGTCGTGGTGCTGCTCGCGGACGTTCACGCCTATCTCAACGGGAAGGGTACCTTCGAGGAGATCCGCGAGACCGCACAGCGGATGCGCCAGCAGTTTCTCGCGTACGGCCTCGACCCCGACGAGACGGAGTTCGTCTACGGATCCGAGTTCCAGCTCGACGAAGAGTACGTGCTGGACCTCCACGAACTCGAGCTGTCGACGACGCTCAACCGCGCCCAGCGGGCGATGGCCGAGCTGCAAAGCGGCGAGACTGCAAAAGTGAGCCACGTGGTGTACCCGCTGATGCAGGCGCTGGACATCGAGTACCTGGATCTCGATCTGGCGGTCGGCGGTATGGACCAGCGGAAGGTCCACATGCTCCACCGCGAGGAGATCGAGGACCTGGGTTACGAGGCGCGACCCTGTCTGCACACGCCGATCATCGCCGACCTCGGTACTGGCGTCGGGAAGATGTCCTCCTCGACCGGCGTGACGATCTCGATGGAGGACACCCGCGAGGAGATCGAACAGAAGGTAAACGACGCCTTCTGCCCGCCCACCCGCGACCCCGATCCCGACGAGGACGGCAACGAGCGTGAAAACCCTGTCCTCGAACTGTTCCAGTACCACGTGTTCCCCCGGTTCGAGACGGTCGTCGTCGAGCGGCCCGAAAAGTACGGCGGCGACCTCACCTACGAGGCGTACGAGGCGCTCGCGACGCACCTCGAGTCCGGCGAGCTCCACCCCGCCGACGCGAAGGGCGCTCTCGCGGAGTATCTCGACCGGCTGATCGAACCCGGACGCGAGAAGCTGACTGTCGGGTGA
- the ftsY gene encoding signal recognition particle-docking protein FtsY: MFDGLKEKLNGFREDVEDSAEVEEEAEPEVEEEAEPEVEEEAEPEAAVDAAASEDETSVESAEGSADEPAEEDGPGTFARAKAFATGRIIIEEEDLEEPLWELEMALLESDVEMSVAERILENVRENMLGETRKQVETTGELVESALQDALLDVISVGQFDFESRIEGTESPVVIVFTGVNGVGKTTSIAKLSEWLADRGYSSVLANGDTYRAGANEQISEHADRLGRKLISHEQGGDPAAVIYDGVEYAKAHDVDVVLGDTAGRLHTSDDLMAQLEKIDRVVDPDLTLFVDEAVAGQDAVQRAKQFNEAAEIDGAILTKADADSSGGAAISIAYVTGKPILFLGTGQGYDDLERFDPGELVDRLLGD; this comes from the coding sequence GTGTTCGACGGACTCAAAGAGAAGCTGAACGGGTTCCGCGAGGACGTCGAAGACTCGGCCGAAGTCGAAGAGGAAGCCGAACCGGAAGTCGAAGAGGAAGCCGAACCGGAAGTCGAAGAGGAAGCCGAACCGGAAGCTGCGGTCGACGCTGCAGCATCCGAAGACGAAACGTCGGTGGAATCTGCCGAGGGATCGGCCGACGAACCTGCCGAGGAGGACGGCCCCGGCACGTTCGCCCGAGCGAAGGCGTTCGCGACCGGCCGGATCATCATCGAGGAGGAGGACCTCGAGGAGCCGCTGTGGGAGCTGGAAATGGCGCTTCTGGAAAGCGACGTCGAGATGAGCGTCGCGGAACGGATCCTCGAGAACGTCCGCGAGAACATGCTCGGGGAGACCCGAAAGCAGGTCGAAACCACCGGAGAGCTCGTCGAATCGGCGCTGCAGGACGCCCTGCTCGACGTGATCTCCGTCGGCCAGTTCGACTTCGAGTCCCGAATCGAGGGGACCGAGTCGCCGGTGGTAATCGTCTTTACCGGCGTCAACGGCGTCGGCAAGACCACCAGCATCGCCAAACTGTCGGAGTGGCTCGCGGATCGGGGCTACTCGTCGGTGCTTGCAAACGGCGACACCTACCGGGCGGGCGCCAACGAGCAGATCTCCGAACACGCCGACCGACTCGGCCGGAAGCTGATCAGCCACGAACAGGGGGGCGACCCCGCCGCGGTCATCTACGACGGCGTGGAGTACGCGAAGGCCCACGACGTCGACGTCGTGTTGGGCGATACGGCGGGGCGGCTCCACACCAGCGACGACCTGATGGCCCAGCTGGAGAAGATCGATCGGGTCGTCGATCCGGACCTGACGCTGTTCGTCGACGAGGCGGTCGCCGGACAGGACGCGGTCCAGCGTGCGAAACAGTTCAACGAGGCCGCCGAGATCGACGGGGCGATCCTCACGAAAGCCGACGCCGACTCCTCGGGCGGGGCGGCGATCTCGATCGCGTACGTCACCGGCAAGCCGATCCTCTTTCTGGGCACCGGCCAGGGGTACGACGACCTCGAGCGATTCGATCCCGGGGAGCTCGTCGACCGGCTGCTCGGCGACTGA
- the pfdA gene encoding prefoldin subunit alpha, with amino-acid sequence MGGGQQQLQQLSQELQMIEEEIEELEGEIEEINGEKADIDDAMEAIELLETDATVQVPLGGGAYVRAEIQDIDEIIVKIGADYALEQDQEDAADALELKKESLDDQIEEVREQISELESESERLETQAQQMQQQMQQQQMQQMQQMQEDEDE; translated from the coding sequence ATGGGTGGCGGACAACAGCAGCTCCAGCAGCTCTCCCAGGAGCTCCAGATGATCGAAGAGGAGATCGAGGAGCTCGAAGGGGAGATCGAGGAGATCAACGGGGAGAAAGCCGACATCGACGACGCGATGGAGGCGATCGAGCTGCTCGAGACCGACGCGACGGTGCAGGTCCCCCTCGGCGGCGGCGCGTACGTCCGGGCGGAGATCCAGGACATCGACGAGATCATCGTCAAGATCGGCGCGGACTACGCGCTCGAACAGGACCAGGAGGACGCCGCGGACGCCCTGGAGCTGAAAAAGGAGTCGCTCGACGACCAGATCGAGGAGGTCCGCGAGCAGATCAGCGAACTCGAAAGCGAGAGCGAACGACTCGAAACGCAGGCCCAGCAGATGCAACAGCAGATGCAGCAACAGCAGATGCAGCAGATGCAGCAGATGCAGGAAGACGAGGACGAGTAG
- the hcp gene encoding hydroxylamine reductase, whose product MFCNQCEQTPDGGCTTRGVCGKEPDIQGIQDLTVYGLKGVSAYATHARRLGYRDPEVDAAVHEALYSTLTNVNFDPEETLEQALEVGEAAVSAMELLDEAHTNELGVPEPTEVPQNGVEGNAILVTGHDLHDLKQLLEQSDGEGVSVYTHSEMLPAHAYPELAKYDHLKGNVGGAWHDQRTLFVDFPGAIVGTSNCVQPTREAYEDRFFTTGVAGLEEAVSIEDGDFSPVIEKAKSLPAVDWEPTGTVTTGFHHQPVLELADEIIDAIEAGKLRHVFVVAGCDAPTPGRDYYRELVKSIPEDCIVMTTSCGKFRFNDLEFGTVPGTEIPRFLDQGQCNNSYSTVRIATALAEELDCGVNDLPVSIVLSWFEQKAVAVLLGLLSLGVEDIRLGPSIPEFLTPELVEALNAEYGLQPIGEPQADLQEMLGGQVAPGAAD is encoded by the coding sequence ATGTTCTGTAACCAGTGCGAGCAGACGCCCGACGGCGGCTGTACGACACGCGGCGTGTGTGGCAAAGAGCCCGACATCCAGGGGATCCAGGATCTGACTGTCTACGGTCTCAAGGGTGTCTCGGCGTACGCCACCCACGCCCGCCGGCTGGGCTACCGTGATCCGGAGGTCGACGCCGCAGTCCACGAGGCGCTGTACTCGACGCTGACGAACGTGAACTTCGACCCCGAGGAGACGCTCGAACAGGCGCTGGAGGTCGGCGAGGCGGCCGTCTCCGCGATGGAACTGCTCGACGAAGCGCACACGAACGAACTCGGCGTCCCCGAACCCACTGAAGTTCCTCAGAACGGCGTCGAGGGCAACGCGATTTTGGTCACGGGTCACGATCTCCACGACCTCAAGCAGTTGCTCGAACAGTCGGACGGCGAGGGTGTGTCCGTGTACACCCACTCGGAGATGCTGCCCGCTCACGCGTACCCGGAGCTTGCGAAGTACGACCACCTGAAGGGGAACGTCGGCGGCGCCTGGCACGACCAGCGCACCCTGTTCGTCGACTTCCCGGGCGCGATCGTCGGAACGAGCAACTGTGTCCAGCCCACCCGCGAGGCGTACGAGGACCGCTTTTTCACCACCGGCGTCGCCGGGCTCGAGGAGGCCGTCTCGATCGAGGACGGCGACTTCTCCCCCGTGATCGAGAAAGCGAAGTCGCTGCCGGCGGTCGACTGGGAGCCGACCGGCACAGTGACGACGGGCTTCCACCACCAGCCGGTCCTGGAGCTGGCCGACGAGATCATCGACGCGATCGAGGCGGGCAAACTGCGGCACGTCTTCGTCGTCGCGGGGTGTGACGCCCCCACCCCCGGTCGTGACTACTACCGCGAGCTCGTGAAGTCGATCCCCGAAGACTGCATCGTGATGACGACCTCCTGCGGGAAGTTCCGGTTCAACGACCTCGAGTTCGGGACGGTCCCGGGGACGGAGATCCCGCGGTTCCTCGATCAGGGGCAGTGTAACAACTCCTATTCGACGGTGCGGATCGCCACTGCCCTCGCGGAGGAACTCGACTGCGGCGTCAACGACCTCCCGGTGAGCATCGTGCTGTCGTGGTTCGAGCAGAAGGCGGTCGCGGTGCTTTTGGGGCTGCTGTCGCTGGGCGTCGAGGATATCCGGCTGGGCCCGTCGATCCCGGAGTTCCTCACGCCGGAGCTGGTGGAGGCGCTGAACGCCGAGTACGGCCTCCAGCCGATCGGCGAGCCGCAGGCGGACCTCCAGGAGATGCTCGGTGGACAGGTCGCGCCCGGTGCCGCGGACTGA